The following coding sequences are from one Sphingomonadaceae bacterium OTU29LAMAA1 window:
- a CDS encoding DUF2059 domain-containing protein, with product MAEGEGQGGEGGGVIRACTLAALIAFAIPAAATAQAAPSAQTSAALAPVDPARVAAARPVIDQVWPIGTYARIMHATMDQVVNGSLAGMYDLKPGDLSVDAKANPATAGKTLRQLAAQNDPAFDERMRITMRVMTDGMADLMTEVEPEVRVALATAYARRFTVDQLGDLRRFFDTPTGRIYAAESMTLMANPDMMKAMQAFVPKLMQGMPAMMAKVEAATKHLPPVKKKEASK from the coding sequence ATGGCTGAAGGCGAAGGCCAAGGCGGCGAAGGTGGCGGCGTGATCCGGGCTTGCACACTCGCTGCGCTGATCGCGTTTGCGATTCCGGCCGCTGCTACCGCACAGGCCGCGCCCTCTGCACAAACATCCGCTGCTTTGGCGCCCGTCGATCCCGCGCGAGTGGCGGCGGCCCGGCCGGTGATCGATCAGGTTTGGCCGATCGGCACCTATGCCCGCATCATGCACGCCACGATGGATCAGGTCGTCAACGGCAGCCTGGCTGGCATGTATGACTTGAAACCCGGCGATCTCAGCGTCGATGCCAAGGCCAACCCGGCGACTGCGGGCAAGACGTTGCGGCAACTCGCCGCGCAAAACGATCCGGCATTCGACGAACGGATGCGCATCACCATGCGCGTCATGACCGATGGCATGGCCGACCTGATGACGGAGGTGGAGCCGGAGGTCCGCGTCGCACTGGCGACCGCCTATGCTCGCCGTTTCACCGTCGATCAACTCGGGGATCTTCGCCGCTTCTTCGACACTCCGACCGGCCGCATCTACGCGGCGGAGTCGATGACGCTGATGGCCAATCCCGACATGATGAAGGCGATGCAGGCGTTCGTGCCCAAGCTTATGCAAGGCATGCCCGCGATGATGGCCAAGGTCGAAGCCGCGACCAAGCACCTGCCGCCCGTCAAGAAGAAGGAAGCGTCCAAGTGA
- a CDS encoding CoA ester lyase → MRLRSLLFVPGDRPERFDKAAASGADALILDLEDSVAAANKQAARAAVAARLLEPRGGVAVLVRVNPLDSDLLADDLAALHGLSPDAIVMPKAEGADSVRLLAARLAAAGIDAPILPIATETPAAIFQLGSYAGAGVRLAGLTWGAEDLPAAIGAATSREADGRYTAPYQMVRSLALFGAHAAGVAAIETVYPAFRDLDGLDAYARAAARDGFAGMMAIHPTQVATINAAFTPDAAQVAAARAIVAAFASAPDAGALQVDGRMVDAPHLKQARRILDRAGEAS, encoded by the coding sequence CGGGGCGGATGCGCTGATCCTCGATCTGGAGGATTCGGTGGCGGCGGCGAACAAGCAGGCGGCGCGGGCGGCGGTGGCGGCTCGGTTGCTGGAACCGCGTGGCGGGGTGGCGGTGCTGGTGCGGGTCAACCCGCTCGATAGCGACCTGTTGGCGGACGACCTCGCGGCGCTGCATGGCCTGTCGCCCGACGCGATCGTGATGCCGAAGGCGGAGGGGGCGGACAGCGTTCGCCTGCTGGCAGCGCGGCTGGCGGCGGCGGGGATCGATGCGCCCATCCTGCCGATCGCCACGGAGACGCCGGCGGCGATCTTTCAGCTCGGCAGCTATGCCGGGGCGGGGGTGCGGCTCGCCGGGTTGACCTGGGGCGCAGAGGATTTGCCTGCGGCGATCGGTGCGGCGACATCGCGCGAGGCGGACGGGCGCTATACCGCGCCCTATCAGATGGTGCGGTCGCTGGCGCTGTTCGGCGCGCATGCGGCGGGCGTGGCGGCGATCGAGACGGTCTATCCGGCGTTCCGTGATCTCGACGGGCTCGATGCCTATGCGCGGGCGGCGGCGCGGGATGGCTTTGCCGGGATGATGGCGATCCACCCGACGCAGGTGGCGACGATCAACGCCGCCTTCACGCCCGATGCGGCGCAGGTCGCCGCGGCGCGCGCGATCGTCGCCGCCTTCGCATCGGCGCCGGACGCGGGTGCGTTGCAGGTCGACGGCCGGATGGTGGATGCGCCGCATCTGAAGCAGGCCCGCAGGATATTGGATCGTGCAGGCGAGGCGTCGTAG
- a CDS encoding DNA-binding protein: protein MKLAGIRFHNVKRFAGRGVAIEGIGEGVNVLCAANEFGKSTSFEALHGLFFLPHSSTAGGVRNLRPYSGGNPLIEADIVVGDARYRITKQFYTGRFAKVVELASGRLIAQADEAENFIARLIQGGAGGPAGLLWVRQGVTGIEPRSRTDEESDRQVRTSLLESVQGEVEAVTGGRRMAGVIAAAVEATGELLTATGKPKAGGRYATAITLRAQLADEVRLLESEVTALRDELDRRGIAQRRLVELEDADARDARRQDVDRAERAFETARTQADRLKTLRAELDLARERRDAAAREHRQFDDALADAQHVADESAKVTRRREEAVERRRSTSETIATARAEAEAADTEATAARELLRLLDSAEKARDAAARRTEWEERLRHAESVRVTIEQCDAQLAGLRLPKGAVDELTELDIEIARIRAVQDAARPSVTIAYDDAAAPRITIAGIVLNHDEERGYDGHVQLIAPGIGTITLRSNADDRDDGRLTTKEAQRQTLLASMGVADLAAARAQQVRVQAIEAEANEARAQLKVIAPDGLDALRETVAALADIDPVPVDLTADPVATRAACDGAEQRRHQAMQTIRTAEPARVHADDAFVAAETMLAGLRARDEQIRAILGPVERRDARHQELSARLADFDTALTKAEGAYDAQRADAVEAVLRRVRSVEQSAATEIQQLREIIAGLNARITARSEEAVEENWREKGEALAAAEARVAAFAQEVAVLARLTQALEAARSDARDLYLKPVMTELRPLLGLLFDDIEIAFDDRTLLPQKIFRSGQEEDVERLSGGMREQLSVLTRLAFARLLARDGRPAPVILDDALVYSDDDRIERMFDALHRQARDQQIIVFSCRQRAFQKLGGTVLQLTDWLP, encoded by the coding sequence ATGAAACTTGCCGGTATCCGCTTTCACAACGTCAAGCGTTTCGCCGGACGTGGCGTCGCCATCGAGGGCATCGGAGAGGGCGTCAACGTCCTCTGCGCGGCCAACGAATTCGGCAAGTCGACGAGTTTCGAGGCGCTGCATGGCCTGTTTTTCCTGCCGCATTCCAGCACGGCGGGCGGCGTCCGCAACCTGCGTCCTTATAGCGGCGGCAACCCACTGATCGAGGCCGATATCGTCGTGGGAGACGCACGATACCGGATCACCAAGCAATTCTATACGGGACGCTTCGCCAAGGTCGTCGAACTCGCGTCAGGGCGGCTGATCGCACAGGCTGACGAAGCAGAGAATTTCATCGCCCGGCTGATTCAGGGCGGCGCGGGCGGGCCGGCAGGATTGCTGTGGGTACGTCAGGGTGTCACCGGGATCGAACCTCGCAGCCGCACGGATGAAGAAAGTGACCGGCAGGTCCGCACCAGCCTGCTTGAGTCCGTGCAGGGCGAAGTGGAGGCGGTGACGGGCGGCCGGCGTATGGCAGGGGTCATAGCCGCTGCTGTCGAGGCAACCGGAGAATTGCTCACTGCGACGGGCAAACCCAAGGCCGGTGGCCGCTATGCGACCGCAATCACACTGCGCGCCCAACTTGCCGACGAAGTTCGCTTGCTGGAGTCTGAAGTCACCGCGCTGCGGGACGAACTCGATCGACGCGGCATCGCTCAGCGCAGGCTCGTCGAGCTGGAGGATGCCGATGCGCGCGACGCCCGGCGGCAGGATGTCGACAGAGCCGAACGCGCCTTCGAGACCGCTCGCACCCAGGCCGATCGACTGAAGACGCTTCGGGCTGAACTGGATCTCGCCCGCGAACGGCGCGATGCCGCAGCGCGAGAGCACCGGCAGTTCGACGATGCACTTGCCGACGCGCAGCACGTAGCGGATGAAAGCGCGAAGGTGACCCGCCGCCGCGAAGAGGCCGTCGAGCGGCGCCGTTCGACGAGCGAGACGATCGCCACCGCGCGGGCTGAGGCGGAGGCGGCCGATACGGAAGCGACGGCGGCACGCGAACTGCTCCGTCTGCTCGACAGTGCCGAAAAGGCGCGTGATGCCGCCGCGCGGCGCACGGAATGGGAAGAACGGCTGCGGCATGCCGAGAGCGTTCGCGTCACAATCGAACAATGCGACGCGCAACTCGCGGGACTTCGGTTGCCGAAGGGTGCGGTCGATGAACTGACCGAACTGGATATCGAGATTGCTCGCATCCGCGCCGTGCAGGATGCAGCCCGCCCTTCCGTCACGATCGCCTATGACGATGCCGCCGCCCCGCGCATAACGATCGCGGGCATTGTGCTGAACCATGACGAGGAACGCGGCTACGATGGTCACGTCCAACTCATCGCGCCGGGGATCGGCACGATCACGTTACGATCGAACGCCGACGATCGCGATGACGGTCGCCTGACCACGAAGGAGGCGCAACGGCAGACGCTCCTCGCCTCGATGGGCGTGGCCGATCTGGCGGCGGCACGCGCGCAACAGGTTCGCGTTCAGGCGATCGAAGCGGAAGCGAACGAAGCCCGGGCGCAACTGAAGGTCATCGCGCCCGACGGGCTGGATGCGTTGCGCGAAACGGTGGCGGCGCTGGCCGATATCGATCCGGTGCCGGTCGATCTGACGGCGGACCCGGTCGCGACCCGCGCCGCATGCGACGGGGCCGAGCAGCGCCGGCACCAGGCCATGCAGACGATCCGCACGGCGGAGCCGGCGCGTGTGCATGCCGACGACGCATTTGTTGCGGCAGAGACCATGCTCGCCGGTCTCCGCGCCCGCGATGAGCAGATCAGGGCGATTCTCGGCCCCGTAGAGCGGCGTGACGCACGGCATCAGGAGCTCTCGGCGCGCCTTGCCGACTTCGATACCGCACTTACCAAAGCGGAAGGGGCGTATGATGCCCAGCGCGCCGATGCGGTGGAAGCGGTGCTTCGCCGCGTCCGTTCCGTCGAGCAGTCGGCGGCAACCGAGATCCAGCAGTTGCGGGAAATCATCGCTGGCCTGAATGCGCGCATCACGGCGCGGTCCGAAGAGGCGGTGGAAGAAAATTGGCGGGAGAAGGGCGAAGCCCTGGCCGCGGCGGAAGCGCGGGTCGCGGCCTTCGCGCAGGAGGTGGCCGTGCTTGCCCGGCTGACGCAGGCGCTGGAAGCCGCCCGCTCCGACGCGCGCGATCTTTATCTGAAGCCGGTGATGACCGAACTGCGCCCGCTGCTTGGACTGTTGTTCGACGATATCGAAATCGCCTTCGATGACCGGACGCTCCTTCCCCAGAAGATTTTCCGCAGCGGGCAGGAGGAAGATGTCGAGCGGTTGAGTGGCGGCATGCGCGAGCAATTGTCAGTCCTCACCCGCCTCGCTTTTGCGCGGCTGCTCGCACGTGACGGTCGCCCGGCACCGGTGATCCTGGACGACGCGCTGGTCTATTCGGACGACGACCGCATCGAACGCATGTTCGACGCGCTGCACCGTCAGGCGCGCGACCAGCAGATCATCGTCTTCTCCTGCCGCCAGCGAGCCTTCCAGAAACTGGGCGGCACCGTTCTACAGCTGACGGACTGGCTGCCGTGA
- a CDS encoding NAD(P)-dependent oxidoreductase has protein sequence MAHDSMLQFVGRPQAYPAKREADIRSEDFAEIAARYAPPTAEDQAGRCSQCGVPYCSVHCPLHNHIPDWLRLTAEGRLREAYELSNATSTMPEICGRICPQDRLCEGNCVIEFTGHGAVTIGSVEKFITDTAWEEGWVEPLVPGPSRGQSVAVIGAGPAGLTTAEYLRGHGYDVHVYDRHDRAGGLLTYGIPGFKLEKPVVMRRVERLKAGGIVFHEGFSVGEQASLDELRARHDAVLIATGVYKARALDVAGGDDDRVVAALDFLIASNRKGFGDAVPAFDGGALNAEGKHVVVIGGGDTAMDCVRTAIRQGAASVKCLYRRDRTNMPGSQREVTNAEEEGAEFVWLSAPAAFDSDGTVRARKMRLGAPDASGRRAPEPDPSGDFTLQADLVVKALGFDAEDLPALFGAPELGISRWGTVLVDGKTLMTSLDGVFAAGDIVRGASLVVWAIRDGRDVAATMHKWLKAKAKAAKVAA, from the coding sequence ATGGCGCACGATTCGATGCTACAGTTCGTTGGACGACCGCAGGCCTATCCGGCCAAGCGTGAAGCGGATATCCGTTCGGAGGACTTTGCCGAGATCGCCGCGCGCTACGCGCCGCCGACGGCGGAGGATCAGGCGGGGCGCTGTTCGCAATGCGGCGTTCCCTATTGTTCGGTTCATTGCCCGCTGCACAATCACATTCCCGACTGGCTGCGCCTGACTGCCGAGGGGCGGCTGCGCGAGGCGTACGAACTCAGCAACGCGACGTCGACCATGCCCGAGATCTGCGGTCGCATCTGCCCGCAGGATCGGTTGTGCGAGGGCAATTGTGTCATCGAATTCACCGGCCACGGCGCGGTGACGATCGGGTCGGTCGAAAAATTCATCACCGATACGGCGTGGGAAGAGGGCTGGGTCGAACCGCTCGTCCCCGGGCCGTCGCGTGGGCAGTCGGTGGCGGTGATCGGGGCGGGGCCGGCTGGCCTTACCACGGCGGAATATCTGCGCGGGCACGGCTATGACGTGCACGTCTACGATCGCCACGATCGCGCCGGCGGGCTGCTGACCTATGGCATCCCCGGCTTCAAGCTGGAAAAGCCGGTTGTCATGCGCCGGGTCGAGCGGCTGAAGGCGGGCGGCATCGTCTTCCACGAAGGGTTCAGCGTCGGCGAACAGGCGAGTCTGGATGAACTGCGAGCACGTCACGATGCGGTGCTGATCGCGACCGGGGTCTACAAGGCGCGTGCCCTCGACGTTGCCGGCGGTGACGACGATCGCGTCGTCGCAGCCCTCGATTTCCTGATCGCGTCGAACCGCAAGGGGTTCGGCGATGCGGTGCCGGCATTCGACGGCGGCGCGCTCAATGCCGAGGGCAAGCATGTCGTCGTGATCGGGGGCGGCGACACCGCGATGGATTGCGTCCGCACCGCGATCCGGCAGGGCGCGGCATCGGTGAAGTGCCTGTATCGTCGCGACCGGACCAATATGCCGGGCAGCCAGCGCGAAGTGACCAATGCGGAGGAGGAGGGCGCCGAATTCGTCTGGCTCTCCGCCCCCGCGGCCTTCGACAGCGACGGCACCGTCCGCGCGCGCAAGATGCGGCTCGGCGCCCCCGACGCCAGCGGCCGCCGCGCGCCGGAGCCGGACCCGAGTGGCGACTTCACGCTGCAAGCCGATCTGGTGGTCAAGGCGCTTGGCTTCGATGCCGAGGACCTGCCCGCGCTGTTCGGTGCGCCCGAACTGGGTATCAGCCGCTGGGGTACGGTGCTGGTCGACGGCAAGACGCTGATGACCAGCCTCGACGGCGTGTTCGCGGCGGGCGACATCGTCCGCGGTGCGTCGCTGGTCGTCTGGGCGATCCGCGACGGCCGTGACGTCGCCGCGACGATGCACAAATGGCTGAAGGCGAAGGCCAAGGCGGCGAAGGTGGCGGCGTGA
- a CDS encoding undecaprenyl-diphosphate phosphatase — protein MDLLTVILLGIVEGVTEFLPVSSTGHLILAGTLLGVQDQATATFDIVIQLGAILAVVVLYWRRFWEVAVGLFAGRPKSWAFVRNIALGFLPAAVIGLVVYKAVKALLESPTVVAVALIVGGIAILVIERMVKQPRYDTVESMPWRTALGVGFVQCVSMIPGVSRSGATIMGALSLGVDRRAAAEFSFFLAIPTMLAASGYDLLKSGAALGQGEWLSIAIGFVVSFVVALIVIRWFVGIVSRHGFAPFAWYRIIVGAVALVALQLR, from the coding sequence ATGGACCTCCTCACCGTCATCCTCCTCGGCATCGTCGAGGGGGTCACCGAGTTCCTGCCCGTGTCGTCGACCGGGCACCTCATCCTCGCCGGTACGTTGCTCGGCGTGCAGGATCAGGCGACCGCGACGTTCGACATCGTCATCCAGCTGGGCGCGATCCTTGCGGTCGTGGTGCTCTACTGGCGCCGCTTCTGGGAGGTCGCGGTCGGCCTGTTCGCCGGACGGCCCAAATCCTGGGCCTTCGTTCGCAACATTGCGCTGGGCTTCCTGCCGGCTGCCGTGATCGGCCTCGTCGTCTACAAGGCGGTGAAGGCTTTGCTCGAAAGCCCGACCGTGGTCGCGGTCGCGCTGATAGTCGGCGGCATCGCTATCCTCGTCATCGAGCGCATGGTGAAGCAGCCGCGCTACGACACGGTGGAGTCGATGCCGTGGCGGACCGCGCTCGGTGTCGGCTTCGTCCAGTGCGTGTCGATGATCCCGGGCGTCAGCCGGTCGGGCGCGACTATCATGGGTGCGCTCAGCCTCGGCGTGGATCGGCGCGCGGCGGCCGAGTTCTCGTTCTTCCTCGCGATCCCGACGATGCTCGCGGCGTCCGGCTACGACCTGCTCAAATCGGGTGCGGCGCTGGGGCAGGGCGAGTGGCTGAGCATCGCGATTGGCTTCGTCGTGTCGTTCGTGGTCGCGCTGATCGTGATCCGCTGGTTCGTCGGCATCGTCAGCCGGCACGGTTTCGCGCCCTTTGCCTGGTACCGGATCATCGTCGGCGCGGTAGCGCTGGTCGCACTCCAATTGCGATAG
- a CDS encoding DNA repair exonuclease: MTMVRFLHASDLHLGKRFGNFTGDLPGRLREARHAVIGKLAAHAREHSVETILLAGDTFDTETPAADVRRQALTEMAHHAPIHWVILPGNHDSLQATELWAQLAREAPDNVVLATTAAPIALAEGAVLLPAPCTTRRPGRDLSEWMDGATTADGAIRIGLAHGPIQTFSEEGVGTEVIAPDRARRAGLDYLALGDWHGALAIDPRTHYSGSPEQDRFKHDRLGTALLVDIAGAGAVPEVTSLATAGFAWRTLDLHLLAGDDPGTMCDALLPDLRDRRQTLAKVVASGRTGLAARMALESAIARAAPDFAWLDLDMFGLATECAVEDLDQIDRAGALREAADALLVDSTDASKPAADRAVAAAALARLYGYAQQVSR, translated from the coding sequence ATGACCATGGTGCGTTTCCTTCATGCGAGCGACCTGCACCTCGGCAAGCGCTTCGGCAATTTCACGGGCGATCTGCCCGGCCGCCTGCGAGAGGCACGACACGCAGTGATCGGCAAGCTCGCCGCGCATGCGCGTGAGCACAGCGTCGAAACCATCCTGCTTGCCGGCGACACGTTCGATACCGAAACCCCGGCTGCCGACGTCCGACGGCAGGCGCTGACCGAGATGGCGCATCATGCCCCGATCCACTGGGTGATCCTGCCCGGCAATCACGACTCGTTACAGGCGACTGAATTGTGGGCGCAGCTTGCCCGCGAGGCACCTGACAATGTCGTCCTTGCGACAACTGCGGCTCCGATCGCGCTCGCTGAGGGTGCGGTTCTTCTCCCCGCGCCTTGCACCACCCGCCGACCCGGCCGCGATCTCAGCGAATGGATGGATGGCGCAACCACGGCCGACGGCGCGATCCGCATCGGGTTAGCGCATGGTCCGATCCAGACGTTTTCCGAAGAGGGCGTCGGCACCGAGGTGATCGCACCGGACCGCGCGCGTCGTGCCGGTCTGGATTATCTGGCGCTGGGAGACTGGCATGGTGCCCTGGCGATCGATCCACGTACCCACTACAGCGGTTCACCCGAACAGGATCGCTTCAAACATGACCGGCTCGGCACGGCATTGCTGGTCGATATCGCCGGAGCGGGCGCAGTGCCCGAGGTGACGTCGCTCGCCACAGCAGGCTTCGCGTGGCGAACGCTCGATCTCCATCTGCTCGCGGGCGACGATCCCGGGACCATGTGCGACGCGCTGTTGCCCGACTTGCGGGATCGTCGACAGACGTTGGCGAAGGTCGTCGCAAGCGGTCGCACCGGTCTTGCGGCCCGGATGGCGCTGGAATCGGCGATCGCCCGCGCTGCGCCCGACTTTGCGTGGCTCGATCTCGACATGTTTGGACTGGCAACGGAATGCGCTGTCGAGGATCTCGACCAGATAGACCGCGCGGGCGCGCTCCGTGAGGCGGCCGACGCACTACTCGTCGACAGCACCGATGCCAGCAAGCCAGCCGCCGACCGGGCGGTGGCCGCCGCTGCCCTGGCGCGTCTCTATGGCTATGCCCAGCAGGTATCACGATGA
- a CDS encoding complex I NDUFA9 subunit family protein, producing the protein MNDKLVTIFGGGGFVGRYVVQALLRGGARVRVAERDPRHAWFLKPLGGLGQTQFVAADVTLPETVRRAVAGADAVINMVGVLAGDFERIHVAGARNVAEAAAAAGVETLVHMSAIGADGAAPSAYGSSKGRGEEAVRAAFPNAAIIRPSIVFGREDQFINRFAAMIGKSPVVPVLRAPVKFQPVFAGDVGEAMAQATDARFAGQTFELGGPDVMSMGEIIRWIARTIGKSPSIVELPDAAGSLLASMPFAPISKDQWLMLQRDNVVAPNADGLKALGVEATPLESVAPEWLVRFRRTGRFGRRAETLAA; encoded by the coding sequence ATGAACGACAAGCTGGTGACGATCTTTGGCGGTGGCGGCTTCGTCGGCCGCTATGTGGTGCAGGCGCTGCTGCGCGGTGGAGCGCGGGTGCGCGTCGCCGAGCGCGATCCGCGCCACGCCTGGTTCCTCAAGCCGCTCGGCGGGCTGGGGCAGACGCAATTCGTCGCCGCCGACGTGACGCTGCCGGAAACGGTCCGTCGCGCGGTCGCGGGCGCCGATGCGGTCATCAACATGGTCGGCGTGCTCGCCGGCGACTTCGAGCGTATCCACGTCGCCGGTGCGCGCAATGTTGCAGAGGCTGCGGCTGCCGCCGGTGTCGAGACACTGGTCCATATGTCGGCGATCGGCGCCGACGGCGCTGCACCGTCCGCCTATGGCAGCAGCAAGGGGCGCGGCGAGGAGGCGGTGCGGGCCGCCTTCCCGAACGCTGCGATCATCCGTCCCTCGATCGTGTTCGGCCGCGAGGACCAGTTCATCAACCGCTTCGCCGCGATGATCGGCAAGTCGCCGGTCGTGCCGGTGCTGCGCGCGCCGGTGAAGTTCCAGCCGGTGTTCGCCGGCGACGTCGGCGAGGCGATGGCGCAGGCGACCGATGCGCGTTTTGCCGGGCAGACGTTCGAGCTCGGCGGCCCCGACGTGATGAGCATGGGCGAGATCATCCGCTGGATCGCCAGGACGATCGGCAAGTCGCCTTCCATCGTCGAACTGCCCGATGCGGCGGGATCGCTGCTTGCCAGCATGCCGTTCGCGCCGATCAGCAAGGACCAGTGGCTGATGCTGCAGCGCGACAACGTCGTCGCGCCAAACGCGGACGGACTGAAGGCCCTTGGCGTCGAGGCGACGCCGCTCGAATCGGTCGCGCCGGAATGGCTCGTCCGCTTCCGCCGCACCGGCCGCTTCGGTCGCCGTGCCGAAACGCTTGCCGCCTAA